From a single Carcharodon carcharias isolate sCarCar2 chromosome 4, sCarCar2.pri, whole genome shotgun sequence genomic region:
- the rmi1 gene encoding recQ-mediated genome instability protein 1: MISSRIETWLAATWHLKVPSHWLQACVEWIQQENQGAALTQAQINKQVFEQWLLTDLRDLEHPVLPDGISEMQKCELSGFHCLQIDSLVDVSQAAYSQLQKIREKDTTNEQVTSTQISQRSWEAKPTRMLMLQLTDGVQELQAMEYQSIPALNSSLSPGTKVLLLGNITCRLGLLLLKPENVRVLGGEVESLVEENSQERILARLIGEPYDTAVTRVNNNNQNGVERADGMPQLLGPSDDELLASFDEDDLVLESRMDSESGYCSKTGTSLSISNYTQPPTGALDSRWQSMEPQTPEISREFQSENRELLDYKDEDFDEFPLDELDDDLFLQSEMNAEIESDGAMIQSPKSLKSSEELQRSNTKQDAESTTNRSNPCQEQNVKTADNTAGYRLQSQVKLLGSGIYTENAGSSSMQSYPNVQESLNYLKKTGISPVERKNNTNILSLELENKQLKSSVLSFDSRLKHDTNPENLCTMSEVISGSSSNVGSFHHDCVRRSSMNGRKSNSGSVGLNSAPFTYLNILLDEKPDVITVVQIKGFIVTLLNKLTSDGGLWSIKVRISDGTAYMDVELGNDILRSLIGFSVAEMRVSVKCPNQQQKVTSGLQKCQRELVDLCCLMTIEFNPNVTTTRVLALHEVSLEDLQHLERRVRDKRTVLK; encoded by the coding sequence ATGATTTCTTCAAGAATTGAAACTTGGCTGGCAGCAACATGGCACCTCAAAGTTCCTTCACATTGGCTTCAAGCATGTGTAGAGTGGATTCAACAGGAGAACCAAGGTGCTGCTTTAACACAGGCCCAAATCAACAAACAAGTTTTTGAGCAATGGCTTCTTACTGATCTCCGAGATCTGGAGCACCCTGTTTTGCCAGATGGAATCTCGGAAATGCAGAAGTGTGAGCTCAGTGGATTTCACTGCTTGCAGATTGATTCCTTAGTTGATGTCAGTCAAGCTGCATACAGCCAGCTGCAAAAAATCAGGGAGAAGGACACCACTAATGAACAAGTGACATCAACGCAGATATCCCAGAGATCTTGGGAAGCAAAACCAACCCGAATGTTGATGCTACAATTAACAGATGGAGTTCAGGAGCTCCAAGCTATGGAGTACCAGTCTATTCCTGCTCTCAATAGCAGCCTTTCACCAGGCACAAAAGTCTTGTTGCTGGGTAATATCACCTGCCGATTAGGACTTCTGCTTCTTAAACCTGAAAATGTGAGGGTGCTGGGAGGTGAAGTGGAGTCTCTTGTCGAAGAAAACTCCCAAGAGCGAATACTTGCAAGGTTAATTGGGGAACCATATGACACTGCTGTAACTAGAGTGAATAATAATAATCAAAATGGAGTTGAAAGGGCTGATGGAATGCCCCAGCTTTTGGGACCTTCAGATGATGAGCTGCTGGCTAGTTTTGATGAAGATGATCTAGTTTTAGAGTCCAGGATGGATTCTGAAAGTGGGTATTGTAGTAAAACTGGCACTTCACTCAGTATTTCAAATTACACACAGCCTCCAACAGGTGCATTAGATAGCAGATGGCAAAGTATGGAGCCCCAGACTCCAGAAATTTCTAGAGAATTTCAAAGTGAAAATAGAGAATTATTAGATTATAAAGATGAGGACTTTGACGAGTTTCCCTTGGATGAATTGGATGATGATTTGTTCTTGCAGAGTGAAATGAATGCAGAAATTGAGTCTGATGGAGCAATGATCCAATCCCCAAAATCTCTCAAATCCTCAGAGGAACTGCAGAGAAGTAATACAAAGCAAGATGCAGAATCAACAACCAATAGATCCAATCCATGCCAagagcaaaatgtaaaaactgctGATAATACTGCTGGCTATAGATTACAAAGCCAAGTTAAACTTCTTGGAAGTGGCATATATACTGAAAATGCAGGGTCAAGTTCCATGCAAAGTTACCCAAATGTTCAAGAATCTCTCAATTACCTGAAAAAGACAGGCATCAGTCCAGTGGAAAGAAAAAATAATACAAACATTCTCAGTCTGGAACTGGAAAATAAGCAGCTTAAATCTTCAGTACTGTCCTTTGACAGTAGACTGAAGCATGATACTAATCCTGAAAATCTGTGCACCATGTCTGAGGTAATTTCAGGTTCCTCCAGCAATGTTGGCAGTTTTCATCACGACTGTGTCAGAAGAAGCAGTATGAATGGAAGAAAGTCCAACAGTGGATCTGTAGGATTGAACTCTGCACCATTTACGTACCTAAATATTCTTTTAGATGAGAAACCTGATGTAATAACTGTGGTACAAATCAAAGGCTTCATTGTTACTTTACTAAATAAACTCACAAGTGATGGTGGTCTGTGGAGTATTAAAGTTAGAATATCAGATGGTACTGCCTACATGGATGTAGAACTTGGCAATGATATTTTGAGAAGCTTAATTGGCTTCTCAGTGGCTGAAATGAGAGTTTCAGTAAAATGTCCAAACCAACAGCAAAAGGTAACTTCAGGGTTGCAAAAATGCCAACGGGAGTTGGTAGACCTCTGCTGTCTAATGACTATTGAATTTAACCCAAATGTAACTACCACGAGAGTTCTGGCTCTTCACGAAGTAAGTCTAGAAGATCTTCAGCATTTAGAACGTCGTGTACGTGACAAAAGGACTGTGCTTAAATAA